DNA from Conexivisphaera calida:
ACCTGAAGGCTGTCGCGTCCTTGAAGAGCGGCGTCAGGTCACGGAACACGACGCCCTTCGTGGGATAGTCCGGGATGTCCCTAATATATCTCCTGAGGTACGCCCCCAGGTCGCTCAACCTTCATCGCCAGAGGATCCCCCCTTAAAAGTTTCACTCGCGCCGTCAATCAATGCCGGGTCCGTGTAGATGCCGACCAATTCCCGTTTCACGTTCATCCCAACGTAGGGCAGCTTCCACCCATGCGATCAGGTCAGATCGTATTTGGCGACGCGGATAACCTAATATCGCGCGCATTAAGTGGGGTTCGCGGGCCCGTAGCTCAGCTTGGCAGAGCGTTCGAGCGGGCGCCGCCGGACGTCCGCGACGAGGCTGATAACCGAAAGGCCGTGGGTTCGAATCCCACCGGGCCCACGCAAATCTTATAACCATAGGACATTGGGGAGCCCCTTGTCGGAAGGGGGGAGGGTCTATAGGGCACAGGAAGCAGCATACGCCAAGGAGAGGTTCACTAGCGTTCATGCCAAGGTCCAGGGCGGCAGGTCTGCTGCCGAGGGTTCGCACATGGCCAGAGCTGCCCGAGGGTGAGAAGCCGAGGCTCCTCGGCACAATCGCCTACAAGGCCGGCATGACGCATGTGATAATGATCGACGACCGTCAGACGGTGCCGAACGCTGGAAAACCACTGTTCAAGGCCGTCACGGTCCTGGCAATTCCTCCTCTCTACGTGCTCGGCATGAGGTTGTATGGATATAGGGATGGCTATCAATACGTCCTAGGTGATGCTCTGAACTACTCCGACGGTCGCGTGTTCGGCGGCAAGCCGAAAAAGTACAGTTCCCTAGAGCAGTCACTGAAGGACCTGGAATCCGTCCTAGGCGACGCCGTCAGGATGTCCGCAATAGCCTACAGCATACCTAAGGACGTTGGCCTCACGCAGAGGCGGCCCTTCGTGATGGAGGTCGCCGTCAGTGGGGGGAACATGAAGCAGCGCTTCGATTACCTCTCAGCACTCATAGGCGCGAGCGTCTCCGCGGAGGACGTCGTGAAGCCGGGAACGTATATGGACATCATATCCGTGAGCAAGGGCAAGGGATTCCAGGGCCCGGTCAAGAGGTTCGGCATAAAGCGCAAGCAGCACAAATCAAGGAAGAGCGTCAGAGAGCCCGGAACCCTTGGTCCCTGGCATCCCGCCGCGGTCATGCGCACAGTCCCAATGGCCGGGCAGATGGGATTCCATCAGAGGATCGAGTACAATAAGAGGATCATCGCGCTCGCCGATGAGTCCGAGCGGCCCGTGACGCCTCCTGGCGGCTTCCTTCACTTCGGGGTCATACGCGGCAAGTACGTCATGCTCGACGGATCCGTGCCGGGACCCGCCAAGCGGCCAGTGATATTGAGGTACCCGCTAAGGCAGCCGTCCATACGCCTCGGCGTGCCCACGATAACATACATCGACAGCGTCCAGGGAGGTGCTAAGCAATGAGCCGCCGCGTTCCAGTGTACACGGTTACAGGTGATAAATCCGGCGAGGTAGATCTGCCGCCCGTGTTCGAGGTGCCCGTGAGACGCGACCTCATAGAGAGGTCGTTCTGGGCGGAGTTCACCCATGCGCTGCAGCCCAAGGGCACCGACCCAATGGCCGGCATGCGCACCTCCGCGGAGTCATTCGGGGTCGGCATGGGCATAGCCAGGCTGGCGCGTGTGAAGGGAAGGGGATACTCGAGGGCCGGTCAGGCAGCCGGCGTCGCCGGCGTCCTCAAGGGGAGGAAGCCTCATCCTCCGAGGGTCGACAAGGTAATCTACAAGAGGCTGAACGTCAAGGAGCGTCGCCTAGCGACCGCCTCTGCTATAGCCGCCACATCAGTCTTGGATCTCGTCAGGGCAAGGGGGCATGCGATCCCGGACTCCATCGAGGTACCGGTGGTCGTGACTGATGAGCTGGAGTCCCTGTCAAGGCTCAAGGACCTCAGGGCGCTTCTGGAGAAGCTCGGGCTGTGGGCAGACATCGAGAGGATCGCGAATCGCAGCGATCGGGGAGGCAAGGCCAGCTGGAGAGGGAGAGCTCACGGAAGTGGAAAGAGTATACTTCTGGTGGTGTCCTCCGATAAGGGGATATCACGCGCAGCGGGGAACCTGCCCGGAGTGGACGTCGTCCTGGCGAAGGATGTGTCGGTGCTTGACCTAGCGCCCGGCGGCAGGCCCGGCAGGTTGACCGTGTGGAGCACCGCCGCGCTCAGATCTCTACCGCACACGCTTGAGGAGGTGTACGTGAATGGACCGTGAGAGGGCATTCAGGATAATAAGGACGCCGCTCGTGACCGAGAAGACCTACCTTATGATAGAGAAGGAGAATAAGCTGGCATTCATGGTTGATCGCGGCGCTTCCAAGGGCGACATAAAGAGCGCTGTGGAAGTGCTGTTCGACGTGAAGGTGGAGAGGGTCAACGTTCTGAACACGCCGGTGGGCAGAAAGGCATACGTCAAGCTGTCGCCCGAGTACAGGGCGGTCGATGTAGTGTCTAAATTGGGCCTCGTGTAGGTGGTGCGCGATGGGAAAGAGAATACTCGTGCAGAGGCGCGGTCGCGGAGGCTCCCAGTTCAGAGCCCGCAAGGTCGGCAAGATAGCACCCGCGTCATATCCGCTGTTTCCGCTTGATGAGACCCATCAGGCAATCGTCGAGGACATCGTGCATGAGAGGGGCCGCCAGGCTCCGCTCGCCCGCCTGAGGTTTGATGACGGCACCGTCGCATATCTGCCGGCGGTGGTGGGCCTCGAGAGGGGCGCCATCGTGCACATGGGTCCTGATGCGCCACTGGCGAACGGCAATGTCCTTCCGCTCTGGAGGATACCGGAGGGGACGTTCATCTCAAACATAGAAAGGTCCATTGCAGATGGCGGCGAGCTAGTCCGCACGCCGGGCGGATCCGCGGTCGTGCTCACGCAGGCGCAGAACTCCGTGATAGTCAAGTTGCCATCAGGAAGGACGCTTGAGCTCGACAGGCGCTCTAGGGCCACGATTGGAGTAATAGCTGGCGGAGGAAAGGAGGAGAAACCCTTCCTCAAGGCTGGGAACAGATGGCATCTGCTGCGCGCCAAGGGCAGGAAGTATCCACTCGTGAGAGGCGTGGCAATGACCACCGTCTACCACCCATTCGGCGGCGGTAGACATCAGCACCCAGGTCATCCTACCACTGTGTCCAGGAACGCCCCACCGGGAGCCAAGGTCGGCAACATCGCATCCAGGAAGACGGGAAGGGGCGGAGTCAGGGGCAAGTGATCACCCGTCCGGTCCATTTAGGCGCGGGTTTCCGTTAAATTTTAATACCCTATGGCTTGAGATAAGCAGCGTAGCATGCCGAAGGAATTCAGGTACAGGGGATACACACTGGACCAGCTGATGAACATGTCGCTGGACCAGGTGATACAGTTGCTTCCCTCAAGGGCCCGGAGGAGCCTCAATAGGGGTCTGAATCCATCAAAGAGGAAACTCTTGGAGGAACTGAGGTCCGCGGGCGACGGCAAGACTCCGAAGACGCACCTGAGGGATCTCGTGATACTGCCGTTCATGGTGGGGAGAACGATAAACGTGTACAGCGGTAAGGAATTCGTCGCGGTCGAGATAAAGCCGGAGATGATAGGGCACTTCCTGGGGGAGTACGTGCAGACCTGCAAGCGCGTCATGCACGGCGAGCCGGGCGTCGGAGCGACCAGGAGCTCGCTGTACGTGCCGCTGAAGTGATAGTTCGAGCACAATTGATTCTATAATATAATAAAATAGGATTCTTCAGTGCAGCTACGGTGGCAACTGTTCAGTCCTTCCGCTTCATGGCGTCCATGAGCGGCACGAATCTGCCATCCTGTTCCACGTAGATCTTGGTCTCCAGCCTGACGTCCAGCCCGAGTTGCCTGAAGAGCCAGAGGAGCTGTCTGCCCGTTATCTTTCCCGCAATGGCACCGCGCTCGACGAGCTCAGCCAGCCTCTCGGCTATCCTGCGGGTCTCCTCTGGGTACTGTGATAGGGCGGCCTCGAGAACCTCGTCACCCCTGTCGATCAGAGCGGCGCGGAGCACCTCGACGGGATCCTTCTTGGTGGAGGGCTGCTCCACGGCCTTGCCAGCGCCTTGGCGCGCTGCCATTGCCAGGAGCTCGCGCCTCTTCCTGGCCAGTATCATGTCGAGCTCCGGGTCGTCGCTCATGGCCTCAATCGCCGCATACCTCCCTCATAAACTTCATGGAATACTAGATCACATCGAGCCGCCGCATCCGCGTGAGACGATTAGCAGATATTTTATTTCACAATTCGAGTCGCGCGGATTTCACTCCGAGTAGGCATACATATGTGGTCATCAGATACCTATCGTGCACGTAGTAGAGCTTGGACCTCGCCACGTCATGCAGCCTCCTCCCGGGTTAATCGTGAGCCCTCCGCTTCACTCCGTCGGGGCATGGTCACCCATCAGCGCCGTTCGGGGCATTCGCGTTCCGCGACGTGCAATCGGGCGCGCCCTCCACGTTCGCGACGGTGATAAGAGGCTCGTTCCCCTAAAGGCCTCATAACTTATCTATTTTGAAACCACTGGTGACGGCACCGCGCTGTAGCTGCAGGTAAATGGCGTGATCCTCCGGAACAATTATTTGACGCCTATACACCCGGTGCACCATGAGGCTGTGGATAGCAGTACCGTCATCCCTCATAGAGGACGTCAACTCGAAGGATGAGAGGACCAGGAAAATAGGAATGATAGCCAGGGCCGCGGCCATTTACCGCGCCGAGAAGATATTCGTATTCAGGGATCCCCTCGGCGAGCGGCCCCGTGACGCAGAGTTCATAGCACGCGTCTTGGAGTATGCCGCAACCCCGCCCTACCTGCGAAGGAAGCTTTTCCCCATAGCGGACGACTTCGAGAAGGTCGGGCTGCTGCACCCGCTGGGGATACCACCTCATAGGCGCTCCAAGGAGCTGAAGCCGGGGGAGGTGAGGGAGGCCGTCCTGGAGCTCGTGGGCGGCAGGCTATATGCAGACGTCGGCGTCGGCAGGCTCTTGGAATACTCAGGTCATGGCCAGGCTGGCCGTCGTGTGACGGTCATCGTCAAGACTAGGAACGGCGATTACTTCTGTGAGGAGGCAAGCCCCACCGAGTACTGGGGATACGATGTGAGCGCGGTGGACACGCTGCCAAAGCTCGTCAGGTCAGCCCGCCCCTCGCACTTCGTGGTCACTTCCCGGCACGGCGTCCCCCTCGTGGACACCTGGCGGCGCCTCTCCGGGATTGCGTCATCCGATGAATCCGTTCTGATGGCGTTCGGATCCCGCCGGGGGCTCTTGGAGATGCACGAGAGGGAGGAGTACGAGTCCCTGGGCGCATTGATAGTGAATTTCATTCCCGGACAAGGAGTAGAGACAGTTAGGACTGAGGAGGCCATGATCGCAGTCCTCTCCGCCATGCAGGTGCTGGGCGAGATCGGCGCTGCAGCGCCCGGCGCTGGAGGTAATGGCAATTGAGCTGCCTTGTTCCGCGCGGGCACTCGGCGGAAAGGTATTTTAACGGCATCTCGCCGGGGCGCCCCTATAAAGAGTGAGCGGACATGCCGACGTTCGACTATAGCTTTCAAGGTTATAATCCGGTCGTCCACGTACGCGCCAGTCTGCGCGAGGCGGACATGAGCCCGAAGGAGGCCAGGGAGGTCTGCGCGGCCATCAGGGGGTTGCCGCTCGACAGGGCCAGGGCGATCCTAAACGACGTGGTGGAGCTCAGGCAACCTATCCCCTTCAGGAGGTATCGTGGCAAGGTGGGCCACAAGGCTGGCCTGCAGGGATACTACGCCGGCCGCTATCCCGTGAAGGTCGCCAAGGCGGTCCTGAAGCTGCTCGACAGCCTCGAGGCAAATGCTGACTACAGAGGGCTGGATACCAGCCGGTTGAAGTTGATTCACGTGGCCGCGTATCCGGGCAGGCGGCTCAGGAGATACACCCCCCGGGCGTTCGGCCGCGCATCCGCCAAGAACAAGGAGCTTGTCCACATAGAAGTGGTGGGGGCTGAGAGCTGATGTCCTACAAGACCATGCTTGACAGGAAGGAGCTCGAGGTGGAGCTGGACGAGTACCTCGCCTCTAAGCTCAGGGATGCCGGGTACGGCGGAATGATACTTGAGAAGACTCCCCTGAGCTACAAGCTGACGATATTCGCCCTCAGGCCAGGGCTCGTGATAGGGCATCGCGGAACTGGTATCAGGGCTCTCACGGACGAGCTGGCCAAGAAGTACCATCTGGAGAACTTGGCGCTCAGCGTGAGCGAAGTGACGGTGCCGGAGCTGAACCCGCGGATAATGGCTTCCCGCATCGTGCAGATGGTCGAGAGGGGCATACCGTTCAGGAGGGCCGCCAATAACGCGCTCAACACTATAATGGAGAAAGGCGCTCTCGGCTGCGAGATAACGGTCGCCGGCAAGCTGAGGACGGAGAGGTCGCACACTGAGAAATTCAGGGCCGGGGTCGTTCCCAAGAGCGGGTATCCGGCAGAGGCTGCGGTGAGGGAGGCAAAGGTCAATGTGACCCTGAAGCTCGGCACCTACGGGATAAAGGTGAGGATAGTCGACTCAACGCGCCTCAGGCCGCCCGTGATATTCAAGGAGCAGCCGAGCACCAGTGCCGCGGCGCCTCAGTCGCAGGTCGGAGGCGGTGCCAGTTGACGCTCAAGCCCTCAGAGCTCCGGAAGATGAGCGACGAGGAGCTAAGGGAAAAGCTCCTCGAGCTAAGGAGCGAGCTGATGCGCCTTCGCGCGATGTCGGAGAGGGGCACGCTGGGCAAGGAGTCCGGCGTGATCAAGGGAGTGCGCAGGGATATAGCCCGTATCCTGACGATACTCCGGGAGAGGAGGACAGGGGCATGAAATGGCCCAGGCCACATCTCCCAAGGGACGTCGCGCGCGCACTACAGCCCGGCGCGCGCCTGGAGATTCTGGAACCCACCCACAGGTCTGGCAGGCTCATCGTCGAGACCAGGAACATGGTGCTGCTCGACGTCGGAGGAAAGATAATTAAAGTGCCCAAGATGGGTTCTGTGTTCATGCTCGGTGATGGTCGTATAGTGTCAGGGTCCGCGCTCGTCGGGGATCCGGTGGATAGGACGGTGAGGGCCAAGTGAGCACCAGGACTGCTAGGAACATAGGTATCCAGTGGATAAAGCCGCCCACGAGGTCCTGCGATGACGATAAGTGTCCCTGGCACGGCTCCCTCTCCGTCAGGGGAAGGGTCTTCGAGGCCAAGGTCGTCAGGTTCAGAGCTCGCAATTTGGCGGTCGTTGAGCGCATGTACTATCAGTATCAGCACAAATATATGAGATATGAGAGGAGGAGAAGCGACCTTCACGCGTATGTGCCGCCCTGCCTCGACATTAGGGAGGGCGACACCGTTTTCATAGGCGAGACGAGGCAACTGGCGAAGTCCGTCGCCTTCGTCGTGCTCGGAAAATCCGGGGGTGGATCCTAGATGCCCAAGAGGGGAGCAGGGACAGCCGGCGCGGCCGAGTGGACGCCCCGCACCTCCAAGGGGGTGCCCGTGAACTCACTGATAGCGTGTGCGGATAACAGCGGCGCCAAGGAGCTGAGGGTCGTGCAGGTGATGGGGTACAAGGGCAGGCTGAAGAGGAGGCCCACGGCGACCGTTGGCGACAAGCTCGTGGTGGTGGTGCGCAGCGGTCCGCCCGAGATGAAGAAACAGATCTTCTTCGCGGTGCTAGTCAGGCAGCGCTATCCATTCCGGAGGCCGTCCGGACTCAGGATATCGTTCGAGGATAACGCTGCGGTCCTGATAACGCCCGAGGGCGACGTGAAGGGGACCGACATCAGGGGGCCCGTTGCAGCGGAGGCGGCCGAGCGCTGGCCCAGGATAGCCAACATCGCCTCAAGTATAATATGAGGAGGTGACGTCGTTGGGTCGTGATAACGAGTCTGGAGGGGCGCGGGCGCACTCACTGAACGCGCATCTCTCGGAGGATCTCGTGAAGGAATACGGCATAAGGTCCGTGCGCGTTCGCACGGGCGACGTCGTGAAGGTTCTCAGGGGCTCCTACAGGGGAGTCGAGGGAAAGGTGATCAAGGTTTACCTCGACGAAGGACGTGTTGCGGTAGAGGGACTGACCCGGCAGAACTCGAGGGGCGAGAACTCGCCGGTGAGGATACATGCGTCGAAGGTCCTGGTGACCAGGCTCAACTTGGACGATAAAGTTAGAAGGGAGGCATTGGAGGCCATAAAGTCCAGGAAAACTGGAAAGATCGAGGGGAAGGTGGAGGGTGAGGTAAATGGCTAGAATGGGGCGCAGCACCGTGCAGAAGAGGCTATCGGCACCGCGCGTGTACGCGGTACCGAGGAAGCCGCGCCACGGCAGGTTCCTGACCAAGGTGGGTCCGGGGCCACATCCCAAGGAGCTCGGCATAGATCTCGTGACGCTCCTGAGGGATTACCTCAGATCCGTCAGCAATGCGCGCGAGGCGCTCTACGTGCTCAAGAATCGCTACCTGCTGGTCGACGGCGTCGTCAGGACCGAGAAGTCGTTCCCGGTCGGGCTCATGGACGTCATCGAGGTAGCCCGTGAGGGGAAGGTCTACAGGATGGTGCCGGCGGTCGGCAGGCTTCTTCATCCGGCCCCCATACCTGATTCCGAGAAGGGCCTGAAGATCTCGATGATACGTTCGAAGGTTACGGTACCCGGCGGCCGCGTGCAGCTGGGAACCCACGATGGCAGGAGCTTCCTCGTGGACGATCCGGATGCGTACTTCGTCGGCGACAGTCTGCTGATAAAGGTGCCCAGCCAAGAGATCGTGTCACGCATACCGCTGGAGGAGGGGACGACGGCGCTCGTAATCGGCGGTGAGAGGCTCTCGAGCCTCGGCAAGGTCGTCAGGGTAATACCGGGTTCCTTCAGCGTGAGGCCGGCCGTGGAGCTCGAGATAGGTCAGGAGAGGGTGCTCGTCCCAAAGGAGCTGGCGATGCCCGTCGGGATGCCCGAGCCCCCGGTAACCGTGAGGTGGGTCGAATGAGCGAGGCAGAGGTCGGCGAGCAGGTTCCAGCGGAGATTGAGGCCCAGCGGCCGGCGACGGTGCCCGTCGGGAATCCCATGAGGACCGTCAGGATAGCAAAGGTCGTGTTGAACATAGGCGTCGGCGCCTCCGGTGAGAGGCTGGAGAAGGCCGTGAAGCTGCTCGAGAACATGTCCGGTCAGACTCCCTCCGTGAGAAACGCCAAGAGCACGATAAGGGGATTCGGCATCCACAGGGGGGAGCCGATAGCGGCCATGGTGACGCTCAGGGGGAGGAAGGCACTTGAGCTGCTGAACAGGCTCCTCGACGCCAGGGGAAGGAGGATCCTCGAGAGGTCATTCGACAACAGGGGGA
Protein-coding regions in this window:
- the rpl4p gene encoding 50S ribosomal protein L4 produces the protein MSRRVPVYTVTGDKSGEVDLPPVFEVPVRRDLIERSFWAEFTHALQPKGTDPMAGMRTSAESFGVGMGIARLARVKGRGYSRAGQAAGVAGVLKGRKPHPPRVDKVIYKRLNVKERRLATASAIAATSVLDLVRARGHAIPDSIEVPVVVTDELESLSRLKDLRALLEKLGLWADIERIANRSDRGGKASWRGRAHGSGKSILLVVSSDKGISRAAGNLPGVDVVLAKDVSVLDLAPGGRPGRLTVWSTAALRSLPHTLEEVYVNGP
- a CDS encoding 50S ribosomal protein L22 codes for the protein MPTFDYSFQGYNPVVHVRASLREADMSPKEAREVCAAIRGLPLDRARAILNDVVELRQPIPFRRYRGKVGHKAGLQGYYAGRYPVKVAKAVLKLLDSLEANADYRGLDTSRLKLIHVAAYPGRRLRRYTPRAFGRASAKNKELVHIEVVGAES
- a CDS encoding DNA-binding protein, which translates into the protein MSDDPELDMILARKRRELLAMAARQGAGKAVEQPSTKKDPVEVLRAALIDRGDEVLEAALSQYPEETRRIAERLAELVERGAIAGKITGRQLLWLFRQLGLDVRLETKIYVEQDGRFVPLMDAMKRKD
- a CDS encoding 30S ribosomal protein S17, whose protein sequence is MSTRTARNIGIQWIKPPTRSCDDDKCPWHGSLSVRGRVFEAKVVRFRARNLAVVERMYYQYQHKYMRYERRRSDLHAYVPPCLDIREGDTVFIGETRQLAKSVAFVVLGKSGGGS
- a CDS encoding 50S ribosomal protein L23, whose translation is MDRERAFRIIRTPLVTEKTYLMIEKENKLAFMVDRGASKGDIKSAVEVLFDVKVERVNVLNTPVGRKAYVKLSPEYRAVDVVSKLGLV
- a CDS encoding 30S ribosomal protein S3 is translated as MSYKTMLDRKELEVELDEYLASKLRDAGYGGMILEKTPLSYKLTIFALRPGLVIGHRGTGIRALTDELAKKYHLENLALSVSEVTVPELNPRIMASRIVQMVERGIPFRRAANNALNTIMEKGALGCEITVAGKLRTERSHTEKFRAGVVPKSGYPAEAAVREAKVNVTLKLGTYGIKVRIVDSTRLRPPVIFKEQPSTSAAAPQSQVGGGAS
- a CDS encoding 50S ribosomal protein L2; this translates as MGKRILVQRRGRGGSQFRARKVGKIAPASYPLFPLDETHQAIVEDIVHERGRQAPLARLRFDDGTVAYLPAVVGLERGAIVHMGPDAPLANGNVLPLWRIPEGTFISNIERSIADGGELVRTPGGSAVVLTQAQNSVIVKLPSGRTLELDRRSRATIGVIAGGGKEEKPFLKAGNRWHLLRAKGRKYPLVRGVAMTTVYHPFGGGRHQHPGHPTTVSRNAPPGAKVGNIASRKTGRGGVRGK
- a CDS encoding 50S ribosomal protein L5, with amino-acid sequence MRTVRIAKVVLNIGVGASGERLEKAVKLLENMSGQTPSVRNAKSTIRGFGIHRGEPIAAMVTLRGRKALELLNRLLDARGRRILERSFDNRGNVSFGIKEHIDIPGMKYDPEIGIFGMDVSVSLERPGYRVARRRRARSSVGKDHVVSREDAINFFRTQLNVEVAQEIG
- the rplX gene encoding 50S ribosomal protein L24; this encodes MGRDNESGGARAHSLNAHLSEDLVKEYGIRSVRVRTGDVVKVLRGSYRGVEGKVIKVYLDEGRVAVEGLTRQNSRGENSPVRIHASKVLVTRLNLDDKVRREALEAIKSRKTGKIEGKVEGEVNG
- a CDS encoding 30S ribosomal protein S19 translates to MPKEFRYRGYTLDQLMNMSLDQVIQLLPSRARRSLNRGLNPSKRKLLEELRSAGDGKTPKTHLRDLVILPFMVGRTINVYSGKEFVAVEIKPEMIGHFLGEYVQTCKRVMHGEPGVGATRSSLYVPLK
- a CDS encoding putative RNA uridine N3 methyltransferase, translating into MRLWIAVPSSLIEDVNSKDERTRKIGMIARAAAIYRAEKIFVFRDPLGERPRDAEFIARVLEYAATPPYLRRKLFPIADDFEKVGLLHPLGIPPHRRSKELKPGEVREAVLELVGGRLYADVGVGRLLEYSGHGQAGRRVTVIVKTRNGDYFCEEASPTEYWGYDVSAVDTLPKLVRSARPSHFVVTSRHGVPLVDTWRRLSGIASSDESVLMAFGSRRGLLEMHEREEYESLGALIVNFIPGQGVETVRTEEAMIAVLSAMQVLGEIGAAAPGAGGNGN
- a CDS encoding 50S ribosomal protein L3, whose translation is MGHRKQHTPRRGSLAFMPRSRAAGLLPRVRTWPELPEGEKPRLLGTIAYKAGMTHVIMIDDRQTVPNAGKPLFKAVTVLAIPPLYVLGMRLYGYRDGYQYVLGDALNYSDGRVFGGKPKKYSSLEQSLKDLESVLGDAVRMSAIAYSIPKDVGLTQRRPFVMEVAVSGGNMKQRFDYLSALIGASVSAEDVVKPGTYMDIISVSKGKGFQGPVKRFGIKRKQHKSRKSVREPGTLGPWHPAAVMRTVPMAGQMGFHQRIEYNKRIIALADESERPVTPPGGFLHFGVIRGKYVMLDGSVPGPAKRPVILRYPLRQPSIRLGVPTITYIDSVQGGAKQ
- a CDS encoding 50S ribosomal protein L14; this translates as MPKRGAGTAGAAEWTPRTSKGVPVNSLIACADNSGAKELRVVQVMGYKGRLKRRPTATVGDKLVVVVRSGPPEMKKQIFFAVLVRQRYPFRRPSGLRISFEDNAAVLITPEGDVKGTDIRGPVAAEAAERWPRIANIASSII
- a CDS encoding 30S ribosomal protein S4e (the function of this ribosomal subunit is unknown); its protein translation is MARMGRSTVQKRLSAPRVYAVPRKPRHGRFLTKVGPGPHPKELGIDLVTLLRDYLRSVSNAREALYVLKNRYLLVDGVVRTEKSFPVGLMDVIEVAREGKVYRMVPAVGRLLHPAPIPDSEKGLKISMIRSKVTVPGGRVQLGTHDGRSFLVDDPDAYFVGDSLLIKVPSQEIVSRIPLEEGTTALVIGGERLSSLGKVVRVIPGSFSVRPAVELEIGQERVLVPKELAMPVGMPEPPVTVRWVE
- the rpmC gene encoding 50S ribosomal protein L29, translated to MTLKPSELRKMSDEELREKLLELRSELMRLRAMSERGTLGKESGVIKGVRRDIARILTILRERRTGA